A single genomic interval of Saccharospirillum mangrovi harbors:
- a CDS encoding ABC transporter ATP-binding protein, giving the protein MLLRLEQLQCRYDDQPVIRDLSLNVARGELCALLGPSGCGKSTLLHAIGGFIQPSAGRIELDGRTIATAADAVPPEQRGIGMVFQEYALFPHLNVADNVGFGLRHLNRAERARRVADTLALVKLAGFGERFPHELSGGQQQRVALARALAPQPALLLMDEPFSNLDTELRRSLSAEVREILKIAGTTAILVTHDREEAFVMADKLGVLNGGVLQQWDAPDVVYQNPATPAVARFVGDGDFVPGEVVAAGRVRTALGELTTTAGWPVGTELDVYVRPDEVELVDQGGVAARLVSRSFLGTQMRVRLALADGSQVQALLPSRTPMPDDSVQLRFQPAQLVAFERAQAASLA; this is encoded by the coding sequence ATGCTTTTGCGTCTGGAACAGTTGCAGTGCCGTTACGACGATCAACCGGTGATTCGCGATTTGTCGCTGAACGTCGCCCGAGGCGAACTCTGCGCTCTGCTCGGCCCGAGCGGTTGCGGTAAAAGCACGCTGTTGCACGCCATTGGCGGTTTTATTCAACCGAGCGCCGGCCGCATTGAACTGGACGGCCGCACCATTGCCACCGCCGCCGACGCCGTACCGCCGGAACAACGTGGTATCGGCATGGTGTTTCAGGAATACGCGCTGTTTCCGCATCTGAACGTGGCCGACAACGTTGGCTTTGGCCTGCGTCATCTGAACCGGGCCGAGCGCGCCCGGCGCGTGGCCGATACGCTGGCGCTGGTCAAACTGGCCGGTTTCGGTGAACGCTTCCCGCACGAATTGTCCGGCGGCCAGCAACAGCGCGTGGCGTTGGCGCGCGCGCTGGCACCGCAGCCGGCGTTGCTGTTGATGGACGAACCGTTTTCCAACCTCGACACCGAACTGCGCCGCTCGCTCTCAGCCGAGGTGCGCGAGATTCTGAAAATCGCCGGCACCACGGCCATTTTAGTAACGCACGACCGCGAAGAAGCCTTTGTCATGGCCGACAAACTCGGCGTGCTCAACGGCGGCGTACTGCAACAGTGGGACGCGCCGGATGTGGTTTATCAAAACCCGGCCACGCCAGCGGTGGCGCGGTTTGTCGGCGATGGCGATTTTGTGCCGGGCGAAGTTGTGGCCGCCGGTCGCGTGCGCACGGCCTTGGGTGAACTGACAACAACGGCCGGTTGGCCGGTCGGCACCGAGCTGGATGTTTACGTCCGTCCGGACGAGGTTGAGTTGGTGGACCAGGGCGGCGTGGCGGCGCGTTTAGTCAGCCGTTCGTTTTTGGGTACGCAGATGCGCGTGCGGCTGGCGTTGGCCGATGGCAGCCAGGTGCAGGCGTTGTTGCCGTCTCGTACGCCTATGCCCGATGACAGCGTGCAACTGCGCTTTCAGCCAGCACAGCTGGTCGCCTTTGAACGCGCTCAGGCGGCCAGTCTGGCTTAG
- a CDS encoding ABC transporter permease translates to MTAVTTLAMPRRHALGQNRLARRWRFAVLLTATLVVLPIASVFYLALFPSHNIWRHLVDTVLFYYLDATVRLLLGVGLCATLIGVSTAWLVSACDFPGRRWFEWALLLPFAVPAYVIAFVYTDLLEFAGPLQGALREAFGWRSARDYWFPEIRSMGGAIAMLSLVLYPYVYLLARATFVDQARSMVAASRSLGCTPWQSFYRLSLPMARPAIAVGLALVLMETLNDFGTVDYFAVRTLSIGIYDTWLNQSNLGGAAQIASLMLGFVVVLIGLERFGRRRQQHYSPAGQSGQADRYRLRGGRALLAWTLCALPLVLGFAVPAGRLAFYALRNLGAYWTPDFFQLSLNSLLLSASAALVTVALGVLLAYGKRLFPSRGLNAGVGLAKLGYAMPGTVLAIGVMIPLAAFDNSLDALLRASFGISTGLLLSGTVVALIFAYSVRFLAVAAGAVESSLAKVTPEMDRAARSLGQSSLQTLWRVHLPLIRPGLLTAALVVFVDCMKELPATLILRPFNFDTLATHVFQFASDEKLEASALGALLIVLVGLGPVILLSRSVSRRND, encoded by the coding sequence ATGACCGCTGTTACCACTCTGGCAATGCCACGCCGCCACGCCCTCGGCCAAAACCGACTGGCGCGGCGCTGGCGTTTCGCCGTTCTGCTGACCGCAACGCTGGTGGTGTTGCCGATCGCCTCGGTGTTTTATCTGGCGCTGTTTCCCAGCCACAACATCTGGCGCCATCTGGTCGATACGGTGCTGTTTTATTATCTCGACGCCACCGTGCGGCTGCTGCTCGGCGTTGGGTTGTGCGCAACCTTAATCGGCGTCAGCACGGCCTGGCTGGTGTCCGCCTGCGATTTTCCCGGCCGGCGCTGGTTTGAATGGGCGTTGTTGCTGCCCTTTGCCGTACCGGCTTATGTGATCGCCTTCGTCTACACCGATTTGCTCGAATTCGCCGGCCCGCTGCAAGGCGCGCTGCGCGAGGCATTCGGTTGGCGCAGCGCACGCGACTACTGGTTTCCTGAGATTCGTTCGATGGGCGGCGCCATCGCCATGTTGTCGCTGGTGCTTTATCCCTACGTTTATTTGCTGGCGCGGGCGACCTTTGTCGATCAGGCGCGGTCGATGGTTGCCGCCAGTCGCTCGCTCGGTTGCACGCCCTGGCAGAGTTTCTATCGCTTGTCGTTGCCGATGGCACGGCCGGCCATCGCCGTCGGCCTGGCGCTGGTCTTGATGGAAACGCTGAACGATTTCGGCACCGTCGATTACTTCGCCGTGCGCACGCTGAGCATCGGCATTTACGACACCTGGCTGAACCAGTCGAACCTGGGCGGGGCGGCGCAGATTGCCAGTCTGATGTTGGGGTTTGTGGTGGTGCTGATCGGCTTGGAGCGTTTTGGTCGGCGTCGCCAACAGCATTACAGCCCGGCTGGGCAGTCCGGCCAGGCGGATCGCTACCGGCTGCGCGGCGGCCGCGCATTGCTGGCCTGGACACTGTGCGCGCTGCCGCTGGTGCTGGGGTTTGCCGTTCCGGCGGGTCGGTTGGCGTTCTACGCGCTGCGCAATCTCGGCGCTTATTGGACGCCGGATTTCTTCCAGTTATCGCTGAATTCGCTGCTGTTGTCGGCCAGTGCCGCGCTGGTGACGGTGGCCTTGGGCGTGTTGCTGGCGTATGGCAAACGGCTGTTTCCCAGCCGTGGCCTGAACGCTGGCGTGGGCCTCGCCAAACTCGGTTACGCCATGCCCGGCACCGTGCTCGCCATCGGCGTGATGATTCCGCTGGCGGCCTTCGATAACAGCCTCGATGCGTTGCTGCGTGCGAGTTTCGGCATTTCCACCGGCCTGTTGCTGAGCGGCACGGTGGTGGCGTTGATCTTTGCGTATTCGGTGCGGTTTCTGGCGGTGGCGGCCGGGGCGGTTGAATCGAGCCTCGCCAAGGTGACGCCGGAGATGGATCGCGCGGCGCGCTCGCTCGGCCAGTCCAGTCTGCAAACGCTGTGGCGGGTGCATCTGCCGTTAATCCGGCCGGGCTTGCTGACGGCAGCGCTGGTGGTGTTCGTCGATTGCATGAAGGAGTTGCCGGCGACCTTGATCTTGCGGCCGTTCAATTTCGATACGCTGGCGACGCACGTGTTCCAGTTCGCGTCCGACGAAAAACTGGAAGCCTCAGCCTTGGGCGCTTTGTTGATCGTGCTGGTGGGGTTGGGACCGGTGATTCTGCTCAGCCGCTCGGTCAGTCGCCGTAACGACTAA
- a CDS encoding Fe(3+) ABC transporter substrate-binding protein, with amino-acid sequence MSMRIKAALMALPLAASLAAGSVRAEEVNIYSYRQPFLIEPLLEAFTAETGIQTNVVYGEGLVERMETEARNSPVDVLITPNTTVLMSAYNKGLTQPVNDSILLDNIPAQYRAADNHWFGLTTRARIIYASKERVAPGEITTYEQLADPEWEGRICTRSGKHSYNLSLFASMIAHHGEAYTREWMEGLKHNLARRPQGNDRSQVKAIHDGVCDISLGNSYYFGAMLTNEEEPEQQDWARSVNLIFPNQDDRGAHMFISGIALAKYAPNQANAIALMEFMVSPEAQYLYAQDNFEFPVRPGIERSDLIKQYMGDFKEDPLSLTTITDHIDEASRLVDEVAYDF; translated from the coding sequence ATGTCGATGCGTATTAAGGCCGCCCTAATGGCGTTGCCTCTGGCGGCCAGTCTCGCCGCCGGTTCGGTTCGGGCCGAGGAAGTGAACATTTACTCCTACCGCCAACCCTTTTTGATCGAACCGCTGCTGGAGGCCTTTACCGCAGAAACCGGCATTCAGACCAACGTCGTTTACGGCGAAGGCCTGGTTGAACGCATGGAAACCGAAGCGCGCAACAGCCCGGTCGATGTGTTGATCACACCCAACACCACGGTGTTGATGAGCGCCTACAACAAAGGCCTGACGCAACCCGTTAACGACTCAATTCTGCTCGACAACATCCCGGCCCAATACCGCGCCGCCGATAACCACTGGTTCGGTCTGACCACTCGCGCGCGCATCATCTACGCCTCCAAAGAACGTGTCGCGCCGGGTGAAATCACCACTTACGAACAGCTGGCTGACCCGGAATGGGAAGGCCGTATCTGCACCCGCAGCGGTAAGCACAGCTACAACCTGTCGCTGTTTGCCTCGATGATCGCGCATCATGGCGAAGCCTATACCCGCGAATGGATGGAAGGTTTGAAGCACAATCTGGCGCGGCGTCCGCAGGGCAACGACCGCTCTCAGGTGAAGGCCATTCACGATGGCGTCTGCGATATTTCGCTGGGCAATTCCTACTATTTCGGTGCCATGCTGACCAACGAAGAAGAGCCGGAACAGCAGGATTGGGCGCGTTCAGTGAACCTGATCTTCCCGAACCAGGACGACCGTGGCGCGCACATGTTTATCTCTGGCATCGCGCTGGCGAAATACGCGCCGAACCAGGCCAACGCCATCGCATTGATGGAATTTATGGTCAGCCCGGAAGCGCAGTATCTGTACGCTCAGGATAACTTCGAGTTCCCGGTTCGCCCCGGCATCGAACGTTCAGATTTGATCAAACAATACATGGGCGACTTCAAAGAAGACCCGCTCAGCCTGACCACCATTACCGATCACATCGACGAGGCATCACGCCTGGTCGACGAGGTGGCGTACGACTTCTAA
- a CDS encoding choice-of-anchor I family protein, with the protein MSPVSHRLAATLLATAVIGSVSAESNLTIDVLGRHTSGIFAESAAEIVSFHPTSGYAYMTNGATGQITAINLNTLPTTAAADPIRLDNLHARAGRLPTSVRVATPGGGVRTVAIGGANSLAVKNDLLAIAVEHDDKTQDGAVLFYRLNANGDTQFVKGVLAGALPDMVTFSPDGRFALAANEGEPRGDYLRDPEGSVTVIPITNGTPADLGIQLNFTAFDRRHPADILSGNNPRPNVIRFSQDLEPEYISVSEDSRTAFVSLQENNAVARISLDGTPRVTALLPLGFKDHGLAKNALDADKDDEAAVLMPQPGLWGVYQPDSIASYRVGGVDYFVTANEGDAREYFSDAASEAECQGTLPNALYDYDEDDGCLVFLDETEIGDVDLDPSIAHLNAIKDLKILAGRGDTDGDGDYDKVYAYGTRSFSIYTADGRQVYDSGDLLERVSAEAYPEFFNTDEDALEIDNRSDNKGPEPEALALGRVGDRTLAFVGLERMGGFIVADVTDPMNVEYLDYINNRNFNVAEATDDGDVTEATLANAGDLAPEGMAFVPADISPIGEALLIVANEVSGTTTVYRIRD; encoded by the coding sequence ATGTCGCCCGTCTCGCATCGCCTTGCTGCCACGCTGCTGGCTACTGCCGTTATTGGCAGCGTCAGCGCGGAATCCAATTTGACCATCGACGTTCTCGGCCGCCACACCAGCGGTATTTTTGCCGAAAGCGCCGCTGAAATTGTGTCGTTTCACCCGACCTCCGGTTACGCCTACATGACCAACGGCGCCACCGGCCAAATCACCGCCATCAACCTGAACACCTTGCCGACCACGGCCGCAGCCGACCCGATACGGCTGGACAATTTGCACGCCCGCGCCGGCCGCCTGCCGACATCGGTACGCGTCGCCACCCCGGGCGGCGGTGTGCGCACCGTTGCCATCGGCGGTGCCAACAGCCTGGCGGTGAAAAACGATTTGCTCGCCATCGCCGTCGAACACGACGACAAAACCCAGGACGGCGCGGTGCTGTTCTATCGACTCAACGCCAACGGCGACACCCAGTTCGTCAAAGGCGTGCTGGCCGGCGCTTTGCCCGACATGGTGACCTTCTCGCCCGACGGCCGCTTTGCGCTGGCCGCCAACGAAGGCGAACCGCGTGGCGATTACCTGCGCGACCCCGAAGGCAGCGTCACGGTGATTCCGATCACCAACGGCACCCCGGCTGACCTGGGCATTCAACTGAACTTCACCGCTTTCGACCGCCGCCACCCGGCCGACATCTTAAGCGGCAACAACCCGCGCCCGAACGTCATCCGTTTCTCGCAGGATCTGGAACCGGAATACATCAGCGTCAGTGAAGACAGCCGCACCGCTTTTGTGTCGTTGCAGGAAAACAACGCCGTAGCACGCATCAGCCTGGACGGCACGCCGCGTGTCACCGCGCTGCTGCCGCTCGGTTTCAAAGATCACGGCCTGGCTAAGAATGCGCTGGATGCCGACAAAGACGACGAAGCCGCCGTACTGATGCCGCAGCCCGGTTTGTGGGGCGTCTACCAGCCGGATTCGATTGCCAGCTACCGCGTCGGCGGCGTTGACTACTTCGTCACCGCCAACGAAGGCGACGCCCGCGAATACTTCTCCGACGCCGCTTCCGAAGCCGAGTGCCAGGGCACACTGCCTAACGCGCTGTACGACTACGACGAAGACGACGGCTGCCTGGTGTTTCTGGATGAAACCGAAATCGGCGATGTTGATCTCGACCCGTCCATCGCGCACCTGAACGCCATCAAGGATCTGAAAATTCTCGCCGGTCGCGGCGATACCGATGGCGACGGGGATTACGACAAGGTTTACGCCTACGGCACGCGTTCGTTCTCGATCTACACCGCCGACGGCCGCCAGGTGTACGACTCCGGCGATCTGCTTGAGCGCGTCAGCGCCGAGGCCTACCCGGAATTCTTCAATACCGATGAAGACGCCCTGGAAATCGACAACCGCAGCGACAACAAAGGCCCGGAACCCGAAGCGTTAGCGCTGGGTCGCGTTGGTGACCGCACGCTGGCGTTTGTTGGTCTGGAACGCATGGGCGGATTCATCGTCGCCGACGTGACCGACCCGATGAACGTCGAGTACCTCGACTACATCAACAACCGCAACTTCAACGTCGCCGAAGCCACCGACGATGGCGACGTCACCGAGGCCACTTTGGCAAATGCAGGCGATCTGGCCCCCGAAGGCATGGCCTTTGTACCGGCCGACATCAGCCCGATCGGCGAAGCGCTGTTGATCGTTGCCAACGAAGTCAGCGGCACCACCACTGTTTACCGCATCCGCGACTGA